From Salarias fasciatus chromosome 5, fSalaFa1.1, whole genome shotgun sequence, a single genomic window includes:
- the LOC115389052 gene encoding sphingomyelin phosphodiesterase 4-like isoform X2, whose protein sequence is MAAPALQQPSFLLANLKADCGTKPLLQRCQDLVKVIDEYPAKELHPVLPWLMEAVFGSLDGVLAGWNLRFLHSRSSEYGLALDFLGPTGPVMKLVYKLQAEDYKYEIPVNYLPGPVKACIQEGVLPDCPLFHNKLQFPPAGLLALSLALNPFEFFMFNFAYCLISPKSFPPGHQGGSTDSAYFVLVDTYLKYFLPTEGSVPPSPFSDSRGSVSAPSPRASSVSFAGYGVHSPSLLKHHIFHQPSVNADPAAQEIWRSETLLQMVVEVWLHHYSLDMYQKLQSPQVKLALLQYRLSMSSGTSGVPLPPPAPPPGPGSLHTYQEPFSPSEEHVLVVRLLVKHLHAFSSSLKAEPGPAPAPPPAHPHPGPLEEFKRVVVQRFVQQKLYLFLQHCFGHWPLDASFRAVLETWLSYIQPWRYTGDKSAVQADQNRTVPDKWESFVHENLLLYTKLFQVFLNRAVRTDLVNAKNALMVFRVAKVFSQPNLAEMIQKGEQLFLEPEHVLHHRQPRGYLTPGQGGSYLSSRQRAVPDMVFRVKSHVYSLEGQDCQYQQMFGSELRGGVLKLVQIIAQARQTAKRISDQSSEAASSGSFLSWFGLGSADAGGAFSGAEPEETGECLKKTHEFLDRALENLSQIFKLNQGHLNQVLSNLGSSQDDGNCRQLPDCVQGEDGLVLTELGRRQIINGLRRFEVQYQGDPELQPIRSYESALLVRLLYRTSSLLNDRFGGHMTALCSRPDFLGRLGRYYLTDVAGGARLRRSPASRYTAEQSRRPRLSLRPLASYRTLLLLLLFYLLGALLSLGPGCSTLLLLAAALLYGLFAALFADKLKAA, encoded by the exons ATGGCGGCtccggctctgcagcagcccagCTTCTTACTG GCCAACCTGAAGGCGGACTGCGGCACCAAGCcactgctgcagcgctgccagGACCTGGTGAAGGTCATCGACGAGTATCCTGCCAAG GAGCTGCACCCGGTCCTACCCTGGCTCATGGAGGCGGTCTTCGGCAGCCTGGACGGCGTCCTCGCCGGCTGGAACCTGCGCTTCCTGCACTCCCGGAGCAGCGAGTACGGCTTGGCGCTGGACTTCCTCGGTCCCAC CGGCCCCGTGATGAAGCTGGTGTACAAGCTGCAGGCCGAGGACTACAAGTACGAAATCCCCGTCAACTACCTGCCG GGTCCAGTGAAGGCCTGCATCCAGGAGGGCGTCCTGCCGGACTGCCCGCTGTTCCACAACAAGCTGCAGTTCCCCCCGGCCGGCCTGCTGGCCCTCAGCCTGGCCCTCA ATCCCTTTGAGTTCTTCATGTTCAACTTCGCCTACTGTCTCATCAGTCCGAAG AGTTTCCCTCCAGGCCACCAGGGCGGCTCCACTGACAGCGCTTACTTTGTGCTGGTGGACACTTACCTCAAGTACTTCCTGCCCACCGAGGGCAGCGTGCCTCCATCGCCGTTCTCCGACTCCAGAGGCTCGGTCAGCGCCCCGTCCCCCCG GGCGTCTAGCGTGTCCTTCGCCGGGTACGGCGTCCACAGCCCCAGCCTGCTGAAGCACCACATCTTCCACCAGCCGTCGGTCAACGCCGACCCGGCGGCCCAGGAGATCTGGCGGTCCGagacgctgctgcag atggtggtggaggtgtggctcCATCACTACTCCCTGGACATGTACCAGAAGCTGCAGTCTCCCCAGGTGAAG CTGGCTCTGCTGCAGTACCGCCTCAGTATGTCCAGTGGTACGTCCGGCGTGCCGCtcccgcccccggcccccccgccgGGCCCTGGGAGCCTCCACACCTACCAA GAGCCCTTCAGCCCCTCGGAGGAGCACGTCCTGGTGGTGCGTCTCCTGGTCAAACACCTCCACGCCTTCTCCAGCAGCCTGAAGGCAGAGccgggccccgcccccgccccgccccccgcccacccccaccccgggcCCCTGGAGGAGTTCAAGAG GGTGGTGGTCCAGCGCTTCGTGCAGCAGAAGCTCTACCTCTTCCTGCAGCACTGCTTCGGCCACTGGCCTCTGGACGCCTCCTTCAGAGCC gTGTTGGAGACGTGGCTCAGCTACATCCAGCCGTGGAGATACACCGGGGACAAGAGCGCCGTCCAGgcggaccagaacaggaccgtCCCCGACAAGTG GGAGTCCTTCGTCCACGAGAACCTGCTCCTGTACACCAAGCTGTTCCAGGTCTTCCTCAACCGGGCCGTGAGGACGGACCTGGTCAACGCCAAGAACGCCCTGATGGTCTTCAGAGTGGCCAAAGTCTTCTCCCAGCCCAACCTGGCCGAGATGATCCAGAAAG GCGAGCAGCTGTTCCTGGAACCCGAGCACGTCCTGCACCACCGGCAGCCCCGCGGCTACCTGACCCCCGGCCAGGGCGGCAGCTACCTGTCGTCACGGCAACGGGCGGTGCCCGACATGGTGTTCCGGGTCAAGAGCCACGTCTACTCGCTGGAGGGCCAGGACTGCCAGTACCAGCAGATGTTCGGCTCCGAGCTGCGAGGGGGG GTCCTGAAGCTGGTCCAGATCATCGCTCAGGCCCGGCAGACGGCCAAACGGATCTCGGACCAGTCCAGCGAGGCGGCCTCCTCCGGATCCTTCCTGTCCTGGTTCGGACTCGGCTCGGCCGACGCCGGCGGCGCCTTCAGCGGCGCCGAGCCCGAGGAGACCGGGGAGTGCCTGAAGAAGACCCACGAGTTCCTGGACCGGGCCCTGGAGAACCTGAGCCAGATCTTCAAG CTGAACCAGGGACACCTGAACCAGGTCTTGTCCAACCTGGGCTCCTCTCAGGACGACGGGAACTGCAGGCAGCTGCCGGACTGCGTCCAGGGGGAGGACGGCCTGGTCCTGACCGAGCTGGGCCGCCGCCAG atcatCAACGGCCTGCGCAGGTTTGAGGTCCAGTACCAGGGAGACCCCGAGCTGCAGCCCATCAGGAGCTATGAGTCGGCCCTGCTGGTGCGGCTGCTGTACAGGACGTCCTCCCTGCTCAATGACAGG tTCGGGGGTCACATGACCGCCCTGTGCTCGCGGCCGGACTTCCTGGGCCGCCTGGGGCGGTACTACCTGACGGACGTGGCGGGCGGCGCCCGGCTGCGGCGCAGCCCGGCGAGCCGCTACACGGCGGAGCAGAGCCGGCGGCCCCGGCTGAGCCTGCGGCCGCTGGCCAGCTAccggacgctgctgctgctgctgctgttctacCTGCTGGGGGCGCTGCTGAGCCTGGGGCCCGGCTGCagcacgctgctgctgctcgccgccgcGCTGCTCTACGGACTCTTCGCCGCGCTGTTCGCCGACAAGCTGAAAGCGGCCTGA
- the LOC115389052 gene encoding sphingomyelin phosphodiesterase 4-like isoform X3, whose amino-acid sequence MAAPALQQPSFLLANLKADCGTKPLLQRCQDLVKVIDEYPAKELHPVLPWLMEAVFGSLDGVLAGWNLRFLHSRSSEYGLALDFLGPTGPVMKLVYKLQAEDYKYEIPVNYLPGPVKACIQEGVLPDCPLFHNKLQFPPAGLLALSLALNPFEFFMFNFAYCLISPKSFPPGHQGGSTDSAYFVLVDTYLKYFLPTEGSVPPSPFSDSRGSVSAPSPRASSVSFAGYGVHSPSLLKHHIFHQPSVNADPAAQEIWRSETLLQMVVEVWLHHYSLDMYQKLQSPQVKEPFSPSEEHVLVVRLLVKHLHAFSSSLKAEPGPAPAPPPAHPHPGPLEEFKRVVVQRFVQQKLYLFLQHCFGHWPLDASFRAVLETWLSYIQPWRYTGDKSAVQADQNRTVPDKWESFVHENLLLYTKLFQVFLNRAVRTDLVNAKNALMVFRVAKVFSQPNLAEMIQKGEQLFLEPEHVLHHRQPRGYLTPGQGGSYLSSRQRAVPDMVFRVKSHVYSLEGQDCQYQQMFGSELRGGVLKLVQIIAQARQTAKRISDQSSEAASSGSFLSWFGLGSADAGGAFSGAEPEETGECLKKTHEFLDRALENLSQIFKLNQGHLNQVLSNLGSSQDDGNCRQLPDCVQGEDGLVLTELGRRQIINGLRRFEVQYQGDPELQPIRSYESALLVRLLYRTSSLLNDRFGGHMTALCSRPDFLGRLGRYYLTDVAGGARLRRSPASRYTAEQSRRPRLSLRPLASYRTLLLLLLFYLLGALLSLGPGCSTLLLLAAALLYGLFAALFADKLKAA is encoded by the exons ATGGCGGCtccggctctgcagcagcccagCTTCTTACTG GCCAACCTGAAGGCGGACTGCGGCACCAAGCcactgctgcagcgctgccagGACCTGGTGAAGGTCATCGACGAGTATCCTGCCAAG GAGCTGCACCCGGTCCTACCCTGGCTCATGGAGGCGGTCTTCGGCAGCCTGGACGGCGTCCTCGCCGGCTGGAACCTGCGCTTCCTGCACTCCCGGAGCAGCGAGTACGGCTTGGCGCTGGACTTCCTCGGTCCCAC CGGCCCCGTGATGAAGCTGGTGTACAAGCTGCAGGCCGAGGACTACAAGTACGAAATCCCCGTCAACTACCTGCCG GGTCCAGTGAAGGCCTGCATCCAGGAGGGCGTCCTGCCGGACTGCCCGCTGTTCCACAACAAGCTGCAGTTCCCCCCGGCCGGCCTGCTGGCCCTCAGCCTGGCCCTCA ATCCCTTTGAGTTCTTCATGTTCAACTTCGCCTACTGTCTCATCAGTCCGAAG AGTTTCCCTCCAGGCCACCAGGGCGGCTCCACTGACAGCGCTTACTTTGTGCTGGTGGACACTTACCTCAAGTACTTCCTGCCCACCGAGGGCAGCGTGCCTCCATCGCCGTTCTCCGACTCCAGAGGCTCGGTCAGCGCCCCGTCCCCCCG GGCGTCTAGCGTGTCCTTCGCCGGGTACGGCGTCCACAGCCCCAGCCTGCTGAAGCACCACATCTTCCACCAGCCGTCGGTCAACGCCGACCCGGCGGCCCAGGAGATCTGGCGGTCCGagacgctgctgcag atggtggtggaggtgtggctcCATCACTACTCCCTGGACATGTACCAGAAGCTGCAGTCTCCCCAGGTGAAG GAGCCCTTCAGCCCCTCGGAGGAGCACGTCCTGGTGGTGCGTCTCCTGGTCAAACACCTCCACGCCTTCTCCAGCAGCCTGAAGGCAGAGccgggccccgcccccgccccgccccccgcccacccccaccccgggcCCCTGGAGGAGTTCAAGAG GGTGGTGGTCCAGCGCTTCGTGCAGCAGAAGCTCTACCTCTTCCTGCAGCACTGCTTCGGCCACTGGCCTCTGGACGCCTCCTTCAGAGCC gTGTTGGAGACGTGGCTCAGCTACATCCAGCCGTGGAGATACACCGGGGACAAGAGCGCCGTCCAGgcggaccagaacaggaccgtCCCCGACAAGTG GGAGTCCTTCGTCCACGAGAACCTGCTCCTGTACACCAAGCTGTTCCAGGTCTTCCTCAACCGGGCCGTGAGGACGGACCTGGTCAACGCCAAGAACGCCCTGATGGTCTTCAGAGTGGCCAAAGTCTTCTCCCAGCCCAACCTGGCCGAGATGATCCAGAAAG GCGAGCAGCTGTTCCTGGAACCCGAGCACGTCCTGCACCACCGGCAGCCCCGCGGCTACCTGACCCCCGGCCAGGGCGGCAGCTACCTGTCGTCACGGCAACGGGCGGTGCCCGACATGGTGTTCCGGGTCAAGAGCCACGTCTACTCGCTGGAGGGCCAGGACTGCCAGTACCAGCAGATGTTCGGCTCCGAGCTGCGAGGGGGG GTCCTGAAGCTGGTCCAGATCATCGCTCAGGCCCGGCAGACGGCCAAACGGATCTCGGACCAGTCCAGCGAGGCGGCCTCCTCCGGATCCTTCCTGTCCTGGTTCGGACTCGGCTCGGCCGACGCCGGCGGCGCCTTCAGCGGCGCCGAGCCCGAGGAGACCGGGGAGTGCCTGAAGAAGACCCACGAGTTCCTGGACCGGGCCCTGGAGAACCTGAGCCAGATCTTCAAG CTGAACCAGGGACACCTGAACCAGGTCTTGTCCAACCTGGGCTCCTCTCAGGACGACGGGAACTGCAGGCAGCTGCCGGACTGCGTCCAGGGGGAGGACGGCCTGGTCCTGACCGAGCTGGGCCGCCGCCAG atcatCAACGGCCTGCGCAGGTTTGAGGTCCAGTACCAGGGAGACCCCGAGCTGCAGCCCATCAGGAGCTATGAGTCGGCCCTGCTGGTGCGGCTGCTGTACAGGACGTCCTCCCTGCTCAATGACAGG tTCGGGGGTCACATGACCGCCCTGTGCTCGCGGCCGGACTTCCTGGGCCGCCTGGGGCGGTACTACCTGACGGACGTGGCGGGCGGCGCCCGGCTGCGGCGCAGCCCGGCGAGCCGCTACACGGCGGAGCAGAGCCGGCGGCCCCGGCTGAGCCTGCGGCCGCTGGCCAGCTAccggacgctgctgctgctgctgctgttctacCTGCTGGGGGCGCTGCTGAGCCTGGGGCCCGGCTGCagcacgctgctgctgctcgccgccgcGCTGCTCTACGGACTCTTCGCCGCGCTGTTCGCCGACAAGCTGAAAGCGGCCTGA
- the LOC115389052 gene encoding sphingomyelin phosphodiesterase 4-like isoform X1, giving the protein MAAPALQQPSFLLANLKADCGTKPLLQRCQDLVKVIDEYPAKELHPVLPWLMEAVFGSLDGVLAGWNLRFLHSRSSEYGLALDFLGPTGPVMKLVYKLQAEDYKYEIPVNYLPGPVKACIQEGVLPDCPLFHNKLQFPPAGLLALSLALNPFEFFMFNFAYCLISPKSFPPGHQGGSTDSAYFVLVDTYLKYFLPTEGSVPPSPFSDSRGSVSAPSPRASSVSFAGYGVHSPSLLKHHIFHQPSVNADPAAQEIWRSETLLQMVVEVWLHHYSLDMYQKLQSPQVKLALLQYRLSMSSGTSGVPLPPPAPPPGPGSLHTYQVLLPFHSAPALRGLLEEPFSPSEEHVLVVRLLVKHLHAFSSSLKAEPGPAPAPPPAHPHPGPLEEFKRVVVQRFVQQKLYLFLQHCFGHWPLDASFRAVLETWLSYIQPWRYTGDKSAVQADQNRTVPDKWESFVHENLLLYTKLFQVFLNRAVRTDLVNAKNALMVFRVAKVFSQPNLAEMIQKGEQLFLEPEHVLHHRQPRGYLTPGQGGSYLSSRQRAVPDMVFRVKSHVYSLEGQDCQYQQMFGSELRGGVLKLVQIIAQARQTAKRISDQSSEAASSGSFLSWFGLGSADAGGAFSGAEPEETGECLKKTHEFLDRALENLSQIFKLNQGHLNQVLSNLGSSQDDGNCRQLPDCVQGEDGLVLTELGRRQIINGLRRFEVQYQGDPELQPIRSYESALLVRLLYRTSSLLNDRFGGHMTALCSRPDFLGRLGRYYLTDVAGGARLRRSPASRYTAEQSRRPRLSLRPLASYRTLLLLLLFYLLGALLSLGPGCSTLLLLAAALLYGLFAALFADKLKAA; this is encoded by the exons ATGGCGGCtccggctctgcagcagcccagCTTCTTACTG GCCAACCTGAAGGCGGACTGCGGCACCAAGCcactgctgcagcgctgccagGACCTGGTGAAGGTCATCGACGAGTATCCTGCCAAG GAGCTGCACCCGGTCCTACCCTGGCTCATGGAGGCGGTCTTCGGCAGCCTGGACGGCGTCCTCGCCGGCTGGAACCTGCGCTTCCTGCACTCCCGGAGCAGCGAGTACGGCTTGGCGCTGGACTTCCTCGGTCCCAC CGGCCCCGTGATGAAGCTGGTGTACAAGCTGCAGGCCGAGGACTACAAGTACGAAATCCCCGTCAACTACCTGCCG GGTCCAGTGAAGGCCTGCATCCAGGAGGGCGTCCTGCCGGACTGCCCGCTGTTCCACAACAAGCTGCAGTTCCCCCCGGCCGGCCTGCTGGCCCTCAGCCTGGCCCTCA ATCCCTTTGAGTTCTTCATGTTCAACTTCGCCTACTGTCTCATCAGTCCGAAG AGTTTCCCTCCAGGCCACCAGGGCGGCTCCACTGACAGCGCTTACTTTGTGCTGGTGGACACTTACCTCAAGTACTTCCTGCCCACCGAGGGCAGCGTGCCTCCATCGCCGTTCTCCGACTCCAGAGGCTCGGTCAGCGCCCCGTCCCCCCG GGCGTCTAGCGTGTCCTTCGCCGGGTACGGCGTCCACAGCCCCAGCCTGCTGAAGCACCACATCTTCCACCAGCCGTCGGTCAACGCCGACCCGGCGGCCCAGGAGATCTGGCGGTCCGagacgctgctgcag atggtggtggaggtgtggctcCATCACTACTCCCTGGACATGTACCAGAAGCTGCAGTCTCCCCAGGTGAAG CTGGCTCTGCTGCAGTACCGCCTCAGTATGTCCAGTGGTACGTCCGGCGTGCCGCtcccgcccccggcccccccgccgGGCCCTGGGAGCCTCCACACCTACCAAGTACTTTTACCTTTTCACTCAGCCCCGGCCCTGCGGGGCCTCCTGGAG GAGCCCTTCAGCCCCTCGGAGGAGCACGTCCTGGTGGTGCGTCTCCTGGTCAAACACCTCCACGCCTTCTCCAGCAGCCTGAAGGCAGAGccgggccccgcccccgccccgccccccgcccacccccaccccgggcCCCTGGAGGAGTTCAAGAG GGTGGTGGTCCAGCGCTTCGTGCAGCAGAAGCTCTACCTCTTCCTGCAGCACTGCTTCGGCCACTGGCCTCTGGACGCCTCCTTCAGAGCC gTGTTGGAGACGTGGCTCAGCTACATCCAGCCGTGGAGATACACCGGGGACAAGAGCGCCGTCCAGgcggaccagaacaggaccgtCCCCGACAAGTG GGAGTCCTTCGTCCACGAGAACCTGCTCCTGTACACCAAGCTGTTCCAGGTCTTCCTCAACCGGGCCGTGAGGACGGACCTGGTCAACGCCAAGAACGCCCTGATGGTCTTCAGAGTGGCCAAAGTCTTCTCCCAGCCCAACCTGGCCGAGATGATCCAGAAAG GCGAGCAGCTGTTCCTGGAACCCGAGCACGTCCTGCACCACCGGCAGCCCCGCGGCTACCTGACCCCCGGCCAGGGCGGCAGCTACCTGTCGTCACGGCAACGGGCGGTGCCCGACATGGTGTTCCGGGTCAAGAGCCACGTCTACTCGCTGGAGGGCCAGGACTGCCAGTACCAGCAGATGTTCGGCTCCGAGCTGCGAGGGGGG GTCCTGAAGCTGGTCCAGATCATCGCTCAGGCCCGGCAGACGGCCAAACGGATCTCGGACCAGTCCAGCGAGGCGGCCTCCTCCGGATCCTTCCTGTCCTGGTTCGGACTCGGCTCGGCCGACGCCGGCGGCGCCTTCAGCGGCGCCGAGCCCGAGGAGACCGGGGAGTGCCTGAAGAAGACCCACGAGTTCCTGGACCGGGCCCTGGAGAACCTGAGCCAGATCTTCAAG CTGAACCAGGGACACCTGAACCAGGTCTTGTCCAACCTGGGCTCCTCTCAGGACGACGGGAACTGCAGGCAGCTGCCGGACTGCGTCCAGGGGGAGGACGGCCTGGTCCTGACCGAGCTGGGCCGCCGCCAG atcatCAACGGCCTGCGCAGGTTTGAGGTCCAGTACCAGGGAGACCCCGAGCTGCAGCCCATCAGGAGCTATGAGTCGGCCCTGCTGGTGCGGCTGCTGTACAGGACGTCCTCCCTGCTCAATGACAGG tTCGGGGGTCACATGACCGCCCTGTGCTCGCGGCCGGACTTCCTGGGCCGCCTGGGGCGGTACTACCTGACGGACGTGGCGGGCGGCGCCCGGCTGCGGCGCAGCCCGGCGAGCCGCTACACGGCGGAGCAGAGCCGGCGGCCCCGGCTGAGCCTGCGGCCGCTGGCCAGCTAccggacgctgctgctgctgctgctgttctacCTGCTGGGGGCGCTGCTGAGCCTGGGGCCCGGCTGCagcacgctgctgctgctcgccgccgcGCTGCTCTACGGACTCTTCGCCGCGCTGTTCGCCGACAAGCTGAAAGCGGCCTGA